One Primulina tabacum isolate GXHZ01 chromosome 10, ASM2559414v2, whole genome shotgun sequence DNA segment encodes these proteins:
- the LOC142505016 gene encoding uncharacterized protein LOC142505016 — protein sequence MTHAEISGRMINWAVDLGEYDIEYKPWVAINAQALSDFLSEMVQPDEEEVWRVFVDETSSLAGCGIGVVIISPLEEKIKLSLRVDSRVTNNEAKYESVLAGIRASRELGASRIILYSDSQLITQQIKGVYEAKDDRMLKYLQLIKSQSEFFVDWSIEQIPREENNEADALTKMIAYLSKVNTREVLHVSRLVLSIEKETLPAPEDPWMTPLIKFIIKNELPEDKARAQKIKRQAPRFVLLNNVFYRRSFQGPLLKFLPTGEVDYVLREIHEGCCSEHLRRISLS from the coding sequence ATGACTCATGCAGAAATATCCGGGCGGATGATCAACTGGGCAGTAGATTTGGGTGAATATGATATTGAGTATAAGCCCTGGGTTGCCATCAATGCACAGGCCTTGTCAGATTTTCTATCCGAGATGGTTCAGCCCGATGAAGAGGAAGTGTGGAGAGTTTTTGTGGATGAGACGTCTAGCCTTGCCGGATGTGGAATAGGGGTGGTAATAATATCTCCCCTAGAAGAAAAGATTAAGCTGTCCTTAAGAGTCGACTCCCGGGTAACTAATAATGAGGCAAAATATGAATCTGTTCTTGCTGGCATTCGAGCTTCCCGGGAACTTGGAGCTTCCCGGATCATTTTGTACTCTGATTCACAGTTGATTACACAACAGATCAAGGGTGTTTATGAGGCTAAGGATGATAGGATGCTCAAATATCTGCAGCTCATCAAATCCCAGTCAGAATTCTTTgtggattggagtattgaacaaATACCCCGAGAAGAAAATAATGAAGCAGATGCTTTGACAAAAATGATTGCTTATTTATCAAAAGTAAACACCCGGGAAGTGTTGCATGTTTCCCGGCTAGTCCTCTCCATAGAAAAAGAAACATTGCCAGCACCCGAGGACCCCTGGATGACACCCCTGATCAAATTCattataaaaaatgaattaCCCGAAGACAAAGCCCGAGCCCAGAAGATCAAGAGACAAGctcccaggtttgttctcttaaataacGTCTTCTACAGGAGATCATTTCAGGGACCTCTATTAAAATTCTTACCCACGGGAGAGGTGGATTATGTCCtccgagagattcatgaaggatGCTGCAGTGAGCATCTCAGAAGAATATCTTTGTCCTGA